Proteins from a single region of Paraflavitalea devenefica:
- the infC gene encoding translation initiation factor IF-3: MAFPPRPPRGNFNPRFRKEQQQEHRTNHMIRVPQVRLVGDNVTVGVYSTQEAQKMAQEQGLDLVEISPQADPPVCKIIDYNKFLYEKKKKEKEMKANSKTAEVKEIRFTPGTDDHDFDFKARHAESFLKEGNKVKAYVQFKGRAIMFKERGELVLLKFAERLAEVGQPEGMPKLEGKRMLMILSPKGKQKKKETKEAQ; the protein is encoded by the coding sequence ATGGCATTTCCACCGAGACCTCCGAGAGGTAATTTCAATCCACGTTTTAGAAAAGAACAACAACAAGAACATCGTACCAACCACATGATCCGCGTACCGCAGGTACGGTTGGTGGGCGACAATGTAACAGTAGGTGTATATTCTACCCAGGAAGCACAGAAGATGGCACAGGAGCAGGGACTTGACCTGGTAGAGATTTCACCACAGGCTGATCCACCAGTATGTAAAATCATCGACTACAATAAATTCCTGTACGAGAAGAAGAAGAAGGAAAAAGAGATGAAGGCCAATAGTAAAACGGCCGAAGTAAAAGAGATCCGTTTTACGCCTGGTACAGATGACCATGACTTTGACTTTAAAGCCCGCCATGCGGAAAGCTTTCTCAAGGAAGGCAATAAAGTAAAAGCCTATGTACAGTTCAAGGGTCGCGCCATCATGTTCAAGGAAAGGGGCGAGCTCGTACTGTTGAAGTTTGCTGAGCGCCTGGCCGAAGTAGGGCAGCCCGAGGGCATGCCCAAACTGGAAGGCAAGCGTATGTTGATGATCCTTTCCCCCAAGGGCAAGCAAAAGAAGAAAGAAACGAAAGAGGCGCAATAA
- the thrS gene encoding threonine--tRNA ligase, translated as MIKITLPDGAVREYAAGVTALDIAKSISEGLARKVLAASVNGQVWDATRPIYEDAALKLLTWDDDGGKSTFWHSSAHLMAEAVEDMFPGAKFWVGPAIDKGFYYDIDLGGRQIAEEDLRKLEKKMNELAKQNNSYVRKAMPKAEAVKYFTEKGDEYKLDLLSNLTDGEITFYTQGSFTDLCRGPHIPTTGPIKAIRLTNIAGAYWKNDANNKMLTRIYGVTFPSQKELDEYLQLLEEAKKRDHRKLGKELGIFTMDDDVGPGLPLWLPNGTIIIEELEKLAKETELKGGYKRVVTPHIAKESMYLTSGHLPYYQDSMYPPMELEGQKYYLKAMNCPHHHKIFAAEPRSYKELPLRLAEYGTCYRYEQSGELFGLMRVRCLHMNDAHIYCTREQFADEFRAVNDMYIKYFKIFGIDKYVMRLSLHEPSKLGQKYINEPELWLETEEMVRQVLKESNIPYVEVPDEGAFYGPKIDVQIWSTIGREFTLATNQVDFAQGRRFKLEFTNKDNSPETPLIIHRAPLGTHERFIGFLLEHYAGKFPAWLAPVQVKVLPISDKFLPYANSILESLKNADIRGEVDDRNEKIGKKIRDTELMRVPYMLVVGEKEMNEGKVAIRRQGKGDAGVKSIEEFITEISAEIKARKGE; from the coding sequence ATGATCAAAATTACATTACCAGACGGGGCAGTACGGGAGTATGCAGCAGGGGTGACTGCTTTGGATATCGCCAAATCAATCAGTGAAGGGCTGGCCAGAAAAGTGCTGGCCGCCAGTGTGAACGGACAGGTGTGGGATGCCACACGGCCTATTTATGAGGATGCAGCGCTGAAACTCCTCACCTGGGATGATGATGGTGGTAAGAGCACCTTCTGGCATTCTTCGGCCCACCTCATGGCTGAAGCGGTGGAAGACATGTTTCCCGGCGCCAAATTCTGGGTAGGACCCGCTATTGATAAAGGATTCTATTATGATATTGACCTGGGCGGCCGCCAGATTGCTGAAGAAGACCTGCGCAAGCTGGAAAAGAAAATGAACGAGCTGGCCAAACAGAACAACAGCTACGTACGCAAAGCCATGCCCAAGGCAGAAGCGGTTAAATACTTCACCGAGAAAGGGGATGAGTACAAGCTGGACCTCCTGAGCAACCTGACCGACGGAGAGATCACCTTCTATACACAGGGTAGCTTTACCGATCTGTGCCGGGGACCACATATCCCCACCACCGGTCCTATCAAGGCGATCAGGCTCACCAATATTGCCGGCGCTTACTGGAAGAACGATGCCAACAATAAAATGCTGACCCGCATTTACGGGGTTACCTTCCCTTCCCAAAAGGAACTGGATGAATACCTGCAATTGCTGGAGGAAGCCAAAAAGCGGGACCACCGGAAGCTGGGCAAGGAATTAGGCATCTTCACCATGGATGATGATGTAGGTCCGGGCCTGCCCCTGTGGCTGCCCAACGGCACCATCATCATTGAAGAACTGGAAAAACTGGCCAAGGAAACCGAGCTCAAAGGCGGTTATAAAAGGGTGGTAACGCCCCATATCGCCAAGGAAAGCATGTACCTGACCAGTGGGCACCTGCCTTATTACCAGGACAGTATGTACCCGCCGATGGAGCTGGAAGGGCAGAAATACTACCTGAAGGCGATGAACTGTCCGCACCACCACAAGATCTTCGCGGCCGAGCCGAGGAGCTACAAGGAACTGCCCCTGCGCCTGGCGGAATATGGCACCTGCTACCGCTATGAGCAGAGCGGGGAGCTGTTTGGCCTCATGCGGGTACGTTGCCTGCACATGAACGACGCCCACATCTATTGTACCCGGGAGCAGTTTGCCGACGAGTTCAGGGCTGTTAATGACATGTATATCAAGTACTTCAAGATATTTGGCATTGACAAATATGTCATGCGCCTTTCGCTGCACGAGCCTTCCAAACTGGGACAGAAGTACATCAATGAGCCGGAACTGTGGCTGGAAACCGAGGAAATGGTACGGCAGGTACTGAAAGAATCGAACATCCCCTATGTAGAAGTGCCGGATGAGGGCGCCTTTTACGGCCCCAAAATTGACGTGCAGATCTGGAGCACCATTGGGCGCGAGTTTACCCTGGCTACCAACCAGGTGGATTTTGCCCAGGGACGGCGGTTCAAGCTGGAATTCACCAATAAGGACAATTCCCCGGAAACCCCGCTCATCATCCACCGGGCCCCCTTGGGTACCCATGAGCGCTTCATCGGCTTCCTGCTGGAGCATTATGCGGGCAAATTCCCGGCCTGGCTGGCGCCGGTTCAGGTGAAAGTATTGCCCATCAGCGATAAGTTTTTACCCTATGCAAATTCTATTTTAGAATCCCTGAAAAATGCGGATATTCGTGGAGAGGTCGATGACCGCAACGAGAAGATTGGCAAGAAGATCCGGGATACCGAGCTTATGAGAGTACCTTACATGCTGGTAGTGGGAGAGAAGGAAATGAATGAAGGCAAAGTAGCTATCCGCAGGCAGGGAAAAGGGGATGCAGGAGTAAAGAGCATCGAAGAGTTCATTACCGAAATAAGTGCGGAAATTAAAGCGCGGAAAGGAGAATAA
- a CDS encoding M20/M25/M40 family metallo-hydrolase translates to MRKFLFTCSAIVASCLAMAQEEKLDTDMIQKIRAEGLNNSKVMDIVFYLTEVSGPRLNNSPGYMRAANWAKSELTKYGAADAQLEAWGEWGKGWELERSYVAMTAPYYRPLIAFPKTWTSSTRGLKNAEVIILSPKDSVELLSYKGKLKGKLILVSRTDTLKPTYAADASRRNEEELGKMAAFDPKTVQDRGGRAGGGPRGNFGTAMALQAKIREMAKAEGAVALLSTSPRGRDGTLFVQGGGAYAGTAPENFLDIMLAYEDYMSLQRLVNAGIPVKVDVDVKSKFYTNDLKGYNVVAEIKGTDPKLKEELVMLGGHLDSWHGSVGATDNAAGCAVMMEAIRILKALNIQPRRTIRIALWGGEEQGLHGSRNYVRNHFTDTTTRRYNAAGDKLSVYFNLDNGTGKVRGVYLQGNEGVKTIFAKWLEPFKDLGAATVTLQNTGGTDHLAFDGIGLPGFQFIQDEIEYNTRTHHTNMDSYDHLQADDLKQAATIIASFVYHAAQRDEKLPRKPATPATQGRQGF, encoded by the coding sequence ATGAGAAAATTCCTGTTCACGTGTTCTGCTATTGTTGCCAGTTGCCTGGCTATGGCCCAGGAGGAAAAATTGGATACAGATATGATCCAAAAGATCCGCGCCGAGGGCCTGAATAACTCCAAAGTAATGGACATTGTTTTCTACCTCACGGAAGTGAGTGGTCCACGGCTCAACAACTCACCCGGTTATATGCGCGCTGCCAATTGGGCCAAATCGGAGCTGACCAAATACGGTGCAGCAGATGCCCAACTGGAAGCCTGGGGCGAATGGGGTAAAGGCTGGGAACTCGAACGTTCCTATGTAGCCATGACTGCTCCGTATTACAGGCCCCTGATCGCTTTCCCCAAAACATGGACTTCCAGCACCCGGGGCTTAAAGAATGCAGAAGTGATCATCCTTTCCCCTAAAGACTCTGTAGAATTACTTTCTTATAAAGGCAAACTCAAAGGCAAGCTCATCCTGGTGTCCCGTACTGATACATTAAAACCAACCTATGCGGCAGATGCCAGTCGCCGGAATGAAGAAGAGTTGGGCAAAATGGCCGCCTTCGATCCTAAGACTGTTCAGGATCGTGGTGGCCGTGCCGGTGGTGGTCCACGTGGTAACTTCGGTACTGCTATGGCGCTCCAGGCAAAAATCAGGGAGATGGCCAAAGCAGAAGGTGCTGTTGCTTTACTGAGCACCAGTCCGCGCGGACGCGATGGTACCCTCTTTGTACAGGGTGGAGGCGCTTATGCAGGAACAGCGCCTGAAAACTTCCTCGATATCATGCTGGCGTATGAAGATTATATGTCGCTGCAAAGGCTGGTGAATGCCGGCATCCCGGTGAAAGTAGATGTAGACGTAAAATCAAAATTCTATACCAACGACCTGAAAGGATACAATGTAGTGGCAGAGATCAAGGGCACTGATCCGAAGCTTAAAGAAGAGTTGGTCATGCTGGGTGGGCACCTCGACTCCTGGCATGGATCAGTAGGCGCTACGGATAATGCAGCCGGTTGTGCCGTCATGATGGAAGCGATCCGCATTCTCAAAGCGCTCAACATACAACCACGCCGTACCATTCGCATTGCCTTATGGGGTGGGGAAGAGCAGGGCCTGCATGGTTCCAGGAATTATGTACGCAATCATTTTACAGATACCACTACCCGCCGCTACAATGCTGCCGGTGATAAACTGTCGGTTTATTTCAACCTCGATAATGGTACCGGTAAAGTAAGGGGCGTATACCTGCAGGGCAATGAAGGCGTGAAAACCATCTTCGCCAAATGGCTGGAGCCATTCAAAGACCTCGGCGCTGCTACCGTTACCTTGCAAAATACCGGCGGTACCGATCACCTGGCTTTTGATGGTATTGGTTTGCCGGGCTTCCAGTTCATCCAGGATGAAATTGAGTACAATACCCGTACGCATCATACTAACATGGATTCCTATGACCACCTGCAGGCCGACGACCTGAAGCAGGCTGCCACCATCATAGCTTCCTTTGTGTACCATGCGGCCCAGCGCGATGAGAAGCTGCCAAGAAAACCAGCCACTCCAGCAACACAGGGAAGACAAGGATTTTAA
- a CDS encoding DUF6934 family protein, which translates to MNYEKYEHIIASPDKLEFQFISEGPKGKITKVIQFTQTLHEEIYNLAFGNLKSDGCVDDETTNDNGDRNKILATVAGAVYEFSSHYPDKFVFFCGTTPQRTRLYRMALTINMEALKNDFRIYGVLRGIDTFERVAFHKGVDYFGFMVKRKKM; encoded by the coding sequence ATGAATTATGAAAAATATGAGCACATTATAGCTTCGCCAGATAAATTGGAATTCCAGTTTATTAGTGAAGGGCCAAAAGGGAAAATCACTAAAGTGATTCAATTTACACAAACGCTGCATGAAGAGATCTATAATCTCGCATTCGGAAACTTAAAAAGTGATGGTTGCGTTGATGATGAAACGACTAACGATAATGGAGACCGAAATAAGATATTGGCAACTGTTGCCGGAGCGGTATATGAATTTAGCTCCCATTACCCTGATAAATTTGTTTTCTTTTGTGGAACTACTCCACAAAGAACCAGACTTTACCGGATGGCCTTGACAATCAATATGGAAGCATTAAAGAATGATTTCCGGATTTATGGAGTGCTCAGGGGAATTGACACTTTTGAAAGGGTTGCCTTCCATAAAGGTGTAGATTATTTCGGGTTTATGGTTAAAAGAAAAAAGATGTAA
- a CDS encoding phytanoyl-CoA dioxygenase family protein, producing MNLKQFKPLHWVYNLLHYKALQHNKAAYSRYGIRKPLTASISSKDFPDKESRAWLDTGDSTVLAPQKEGFYQFQPAIREKILQWSANGYLILEQLIDTATCDAVNQEISLLQEKGKLGFTYGNKLMFANKKSTLIKGITVSPALTKLLQFLLDKEVVPFQTINFIHGSGQRAHSDSIHMTTYPLGYLIAVWIALEDVTYENGPLFYYPGSHKLPYLLNNDFNEGSTLLTLGKKDYPDYEDVLEELVATNHYEKKEFLAKKGDVLIWHANLVHGGAPILNKALTRKSMVIHYYAKDVIKYHEITERPSLLEE from the coding sequence ATGAACCTGAAGCAATTCAAACCACTCCATTGGGTGTATAACCTGTTACACTATAAAGCGCTGCAGCACAATAAGGCAGCGTATAGCAGGTATGGCATCCGCAAACCGCTTACCGCTTCCATTTCCAGCAAAGACTTCCCCGACAAGGAATCCCGCGCCTGGCTGGATACCGGCGATTCGACCGTGCTGGCTCCCCAAAAAGAAGGGTTCTATCAATTCCAGCCCGCCATACGCGAAAAGATATTGCAATGGAGCGCCAATGGCTACCTGATCCTGGAACAGTTGATAGATACCGCCACCTGCGATGCCGTTAACCAGGAAATAAGTCTGTTGCAGGAAAAAGGCAAGCTGGGTTTTACATATGGCAACAAGCTGATGTTTGCCAATAAGAAATCAACACTGATCAAAGGCATTACGGTAAGCCCTGCCCTCACGAAGTTGTTGCAGTTCCTGTTGGATAAAGAAGTAGTGCCCTTCCAGACAATCAATTTTATTCATGGCAGCGGTCAGCGGGCGCATTCCGACAGCATCCACATGACCACTTACCCGCTTGGCTACCTGATTGCTGTATGGATAGCGCTGGAAGATGTGACGTATGAGAATGGCCCCCTGTTCTATTATCCCGGCAGCCACAAGCTGCCCTACCTGCTGAATAATGATTTCAATGAAGGTTCTACGCTGCTCACCCTCGGCAAAAAGGATTATCCCGATTATGAAGATGTACTGGAAGAGCTGGTAGCCACCAACCATTATGAGAAGAAAGAGTTCCTGGCCAAAAAGGGCGATGTACTGATATGGCATGCCAACCTGGTGCATGGCGGCGCGCCCATCCTCAATAAAGCACTCACCCGCAAAAGCATGGTGATCCACTATTACGCCAAAGATGTGATCAAGTACCACGAGATCACGGAAAGGCCGTCGTTGCTAGAAGAATAG
- a CDS encoding helix-turn-helix domain-containing protein has protein sequence MSKTGLIMKSLREKFGYVQENVAEFLGVSRELVSMYETEERDVPIEVIEKLSNLFCVDPEAFFAETVEEAVAQVAFAFRKDEIDSKDLEEIAAFGKIVKNYLKIKKLNGQL, from the coding sequence ATGTCAAAAACTGGTTTAATAATGAAGTCCCTTAGGGAAAAGTTTGGGTATGTGCAGGAGAATGTAGCGGAGTTTCTGGGAGTTTCAAGAGAACTGGTAAGTATGTATGAAACTGAAGAAAGAGATGTACCAATTGAAGTCATCGAGAAACTAAGCAACCTTTTCTGCGTCGACCCGGAAGCCTTTTTCGCTGAGACAGTGGAAGAAGCAGTAGCCCAGGTGGCTTTTGCCTTCCGAAAAGATGAAATTGACTCAAAAGATCTGGAAGAAATCGCCGCCTTTGGCAAGATTGTAAAGAACTATCTAAAGATTAAAAAATTAAATGGTCAGCTTTAA
- a CDS encoding ImmA/IrrE family metallo-endopeptidase, producing MVSFNDKILEVRATKFRDSLGISNADPIDLYKVLAELNVVTNFRRMGPEFSGMALKIGKDSKFILVNSEQARSRQHFTIGHELYHLFVQPDFSFMLCKTGRFNKKDREEYNADVFSSFLLMPEVGVLSCIPEEELARGGQISLPTIVKLEQHFGVSRRALLVRLDKLGLIDYEGYSTQYLTGIKRSANQLGYSTRLYEAGSDYNMIGDYGMVCKKLFEEEKISESHYFNLMFDIGVNIDQKFEENDDEW from the coding sequence ATGGTCAGCTTTAATGATAAGATACTGGAGGTAAGAGCCACTAAATTCAGGGACTCACTAGGAATCAGCAATGCTGACCCCATTGACCTATATAAAGTTCTGGCAGAGCTGAATGTAGTTACCAATTTTCGTCGCATGGGACCAGAATTTTCCGGCATGGCGTTGAAGATAGGAAAGGATAGCAAGTTTATCCTGGTAAATAGTGAACAGGCCAGATCAAGGCAGCATTTCACCATTGGCCATGAACTGTATCACTTGTTTGTACAACCTGACTTTAGCTTTATGTTGTGCAAAACAGGACGGTTTAACAAAAAAGACCGCGAAGAATACAATGCAGATGTTTTCAGTAGTTTCCTATTGATGCCAGAAGTTGGTGTGCTGAGTTGCATTCCCGAAGAGGAACTGGCAAGAGGAGGCCAGATTAGCCTGCCAACGATAGTGAAGCTTGAACAGCATTTTGGAGTTTCCCGCCGCGCGCTACTGGTCAGGCTGGACAAGCTTGGTCTGATAGACTATGAAGGTTATAGCACTCAATACCTGACTGGAATAAAAAGAAGTGCCAACCAACTGGGTTATAGTACCAGATTATATGAAGCTGGTAGTGACTATAATATGATTGGTGACTATGGTATGGTTTGCAAAAAGCTCTTTGAAGAGGAAAAGATTTCAGAAAGTCACTACTTCAACCTGATGTTCGACATTGGAGTGAACATTGATCAAAAATTTGAGGAAAATGACGACGAATGGTGA
- a CDS encoding TonB-dependent receptor: protein MRHCAVVILICLITIPAFAQSKYTLSGYVKDSLSGESLIGATIAVNGQGKSITSNQYGFYSITLPEGDYNIFVSFAGYQPVQMALTLNRNIAFNFPLLQQGMLESVVVSSRRRDGNVQNAQMGKIDLSMNQVKAVPVLLGEVDLLKTLQLMPGVRNAGEGNTGLYVRGGGPDQNLILLDDAIVYNTGHLFGFFSIFNADAIKNISLIKGGMPAQYGGRLSSVLDIAMKEGNMKKLEVEGGIGAIASRLSIQGPIKKDKASFIISARRTYIDLLIKPFIGKSNAFYGSGYYFYDVNMKVNYKFSEKDRLYLSGYFGRDVFDFRNSRRSFNARIPWGNSTATLRWNHVFNRKLFANTTLVYNDYAFSFGAAQNDFSIKLSSGIRDLNGKVDIDFYPAPRHKLRFGGLYTYHRFTPNILSGNQGSTVFEPNNESKKYALESGIYIQDDWELSEKIKVHMGLRYTGFTQVGPYKIFQRDADGNKLDSTVYGRGSAVKTYGGLEPRFTIRYALNDATSLKAAVTRNNQYIHLVSNAGSTLPTDLWVPSTYRVKPQQSWLYAAGIFKNFKDNTYETSLELYYKSMDNQIEYQEGYTPSLKDPEETFTFGKGWSYGTELFVNKTKGKLTGWVGYTLSWTWRKFAGLNEGERYPAKYDRRHDMSVVAMYEFNEKWKISGVFVYGTGNATTLPERFYVIGGVLTQEYSKVNQYRLDAYHRADISATLTPRKKPGQRWEQNWVFSIYNVYSRLNPYFIYFDQEGSPYDGSLKVEARQVSLFPIIPAVTWNFKF, encoded by the coding sequence ATGCGGCATTGCGCTGTAGTCATACTCATCTGCCTTATCACCATTCCTGCTTTTGCGCAGTCCAAATACACATTAAGCGGTTATGTAAAAGATTCCCTGTCCGGCGAATCGCTCATCGGCGCTACCATTGCGGTGAACGGTCAGGGCAAAAGCATCACCAGCAACCAATACGGTTTCTATTCCATTACCTTGCCGGAAGGCGACTATAACATCTTCGTGTCCTTTGCCGGCTACCAGCCAGTGCAGATGGCCCTTACGCTCAACAGGAATATTGCTTTCAACTTCCCCTTGCTGCAACAGGGAATGCTGGAATCAGTCGTGGTATCTTCCCGCCGCCGCGATGGCAACGTGCAAAATGCGCAGATGGGAAAAATAGACCTGTCTATGAACCAGGTGAAGGCAGTGCCGGTATTGCTGGGGGAGGTAGACCTGCTCAAAACATTACAACTTATGCCCGGCGTACGCAATGCCGGGGAAGGTAATACCGGTCTCTATGTACGCGGCGGTGGACCCGATCAGAACCTCATCCTGCTGGATGATGCCATTGTGTACAATACCGGTCACCTCTTTGGCTTCTTCTCCATCTTCAATGCCGATGCCATCAAAAACATATCACTCATCAAAGGCGGGATGCCTGCCCAATATGGCGGCCGTTTATCTTCTGTGCTCGACATTGCCATGAAGGAAGGCAACATGAAAAAATTGGAAGTGGAAGGAGGGATAGGGGCTATTGCTTCCCGCTTGTCTATACAGGGACCTATCAAAAAAGACAAAGCCTCTTTCATCATCTCTGCCCGGAGAACCTATATTGACCTGCTGATAAAACCATTCATTGGCAAGAGCAATGCCTTTTATGGCTCCGGTTATTACTTCTATGATGTGAACATGAAGGTGAACTATAAGTTCTCTGAAAAAGACCGGCTATACCTCAGCGGTTACTTTGGTAGGGACGTATTTGACTTCCGCAATTCCCGGCGCTCCTTCAATGCAAGAATTCCCTGGGGCAATTCTACGGCCACGCTGCGCTGGAACCATGTCTTCAACCGGAAACTCTTTGCCAATACCACCCTTGTATACAATGACTATGCGTTTTCTTTCGGTGCTGCGCAAAATGATTTTTCTATCAAGCTCTCTTCCGGCATCCGCGACCTGAATGGAAAGGTAGACATAGATTTCTATCCGGCTCCGCGCCACAAGCTGCGTTTCGGTGGCTTGTACACCTATCACCGGTTTACCCCCAATATATTGAGTGGCAACCAGGGTTCTACAGTTTTTGAACCCAACAATGAGAGTAAGAAATATGCGCTGGAGTCGGGCATCTATATCCAGGACGACTGGGAGCTGAGTGAAAAAATAAAAGTGCATATGGGATTACGTTATACCGGGTTCACACAGGTAGGTCCGTACAAGATTTTTCAGCGGGATGCAGATGGTAATAAGCTGGACAGTACCGTTTATGGCCGCGGCAGTGCAGTGAAGACCTATGGCGGATTGGAACCGCGGTTTACCATTCGCTATGCGCTCAATGATGCAACCTCCCTGAAAGCGGCCGTTACCCGCAACAACCAATACATTCACCTGGTGAGCAATGCGGGCTCTACCTTGCCCACCGACCTGTGGGTGCCCAGTACCTATCGGGTAAAGCCGCAGCAAAGCTGGCTCTATGCAGCAGGCATCTTTAAAAACTTTAAGGACAATACCTACGAAACATCCCTGGAGCTGTACTATAAAAGCATGGATAACCAGATTGAATACCAGGAAGGATATACGCCTTCTTTAAAAGATCCCGAAGAGACATTTACGTTTGGAAAAGGATGGAGCTATGGCACAGAACTTTTTGTGAATAAGACAAAAGGGAAGCTTACGGGCTGGGTGGGTTATACCTTATCGTGGACCTGGAGAAAATTTGCCGGCCTTAATGAAGGGGAGCGATACCCGGCCAAATACGACCGCCGGCATGATATGTCGGTAGTGGCCATGTATGAGTTCAATGAAAAATGGAAAATATCGGGAGTGTTTGTATACGGCACCGGCAATGCCACCACTTTGCCGGAAAGATTTTACGTGATAGGAGGTGTGCTTACCCAGGAATACAGCAAAGTAAACCAATACCGGCTGGATGCCTATCACCGTGCGGATATATCGGCCACCCTTACGCCCCGGAAGAAGCCCGGCCAGCGATGGGAGCAAAACTGGGTGTTCAGCATTTACAATGTGTATAGCCGCCTCAATCCTTATTTCATCTACTTCGACCAGGAAGGTAGCCCCTACGATGGGAGCCTGAAAGTAGAAGCCCGCCAGGTATCCCTGTTCCCGATTATCCCCGCAGTGACGTGGAATTTTAAGTTTTAG